A single Pseudomonas sp. DC1.2 DNA region contains:
- a CDS encoding LysR family transcriptional regulator codes for MTVKQIRAFLAVAHSLSFAVACERLHLSQSALSLTIKALEEGLGGRLFSRNTRNVALTPEGESLLPLARRLVADWDNVEDEMRQRFTLQRGRVTLAAMPSFAGNLLPPILKTFRARYPKVNVTVNDVINEQVLEMVRDRQVELGVSFEPTQSSSLAFTPLYIDRFVAVVPQDSPLATLDDIDWQTLLQEPFITLQRPSTVRVMLEEHLQARGMKLPVEFESHQLATVGRMVASGLGVSAVPALCAGQMQELGARCITLRDPVVERAIGVLTKPGHELSAAAQALFDIFKEQNLEDRLSIPLAR; via the coding sequence ATGACCGTCAAGCAAATCCGCGCCTTCCTGGCCGTGGCCCACAGCCTGAGCTTTGCAGTCGCCTGCGAGCGGTTGCACCTGTCGCAATCGGCGCTGAGCCTGACCATCAAGGCCCTGGAAGAGGGCCTCGGGGGACGGTTGTTCAGTCGCAACACGCGCAATGTGGCGCTGACGCCCGAGGGCGAATCGCTGCTGCCACTGGCGCGTCGGCTGGTCGCGGACTGGGACAACGTCGAAGACGAAATGCGTCAGCGCTTCACTCTGCAGCGCGGGCGCGTGACGCTGGCGGCAATGCCGTCGTTTGCCGGTAACTTGCTGCCGCCGATCCTCAAGACGTTCCGCGCTCGCTACCCGAAGGTCAACGTCACGGTAAACGATGTGATCAACGAGCAGGTGCTGGAAATGGTCCGTGATCGCCAAGTGGAGTTGGGGGTGTCGTTTGAGCCAACGCAAAGCTCGTCTCTGGCCTTCACCCCGTTGTACATCGATCGCTTTGTGGCGGTGGTGCCGCAAGATTCGCCGCTGGCCACCCTTGACGATATTGACTGGCAAACCCTGCTGCAGGAGCCGTTCATCACCTTGCAGCGACCTTCCACCGTGCGGGTGATGCTCGAAGAGCATTTACAGGCCCGTGGCATGAAATTGCCGGTGGAGTTTGAAAGCCATCAATTGGCGACGGTCGGCCGGATGGTCGCCAGCGGACTGGGTGTCAGTGCGGTGCCGGCGCTGTGTGCCGGGCAGATGCAGGAGTTGGGGGCACGCTGCATCACCCTGCGTGACCCGGTGGTGGAACGGGCGATTGGCGTGTTGACCAAGCCGGGGCATGAACTGTCGGCGGCAGCCCAGGCGTTATTCGATATTTTCAAGGAGCAAAACCTGGAGGATCGCCTGAGCATTCCCCTCGCTCGTTAA